A genomic region of Pseudomonas sp. MPC6 contains the following coding sequences:
- a CDS encoding multidrug efflux RND transporter permease subunit, with amino-acid sequence MSISHYCIDRPIFASVISIIITLAGAVAMAKLPVAQYPDITPPQITVSATYPGADAQVVANNVAAPIEQQVNGADNMIYMNSSSSATGNMTLNVFFEIGTDPSLAQVDVQNRVNLALPQLPSAVQSQGIQVQKKSSAFMMVLAVYSAGDRYDSTYVANYANLYILDAIKRIPGANQASIFGTPDYAMRIWLKPDRMAQLGITAADVQKAVTNQNQQFAVGRVGQSPTGQAVEQSFAVTTKGRLTEPAEFENIILRASNDGAAIVRLKDIGRAELGQKDYSLRSTYQGRPATLIAVYQQPGANALDVSAAVTSTLAQMKTTFPEGIEYKIVMDTTAFTRASISEVIHTFFEALVLVVVVVFIFLQSLRATLIPVLAVPVSIVGTFIGMSALGFSVNMLTLFGMVLAIGIVVDDAIVVIENVERNMHVHKMNPKEAAKRAMDEVAGPVVAIVLVLCAVFIPVAFMGGITGQLYKQFAITIAISVVISGLVALTLSPALAALLLKPQHGEKNAFFRWFERSFERMTEGYSRSVAFMIKRFVLALLLFAGMIVLILLMAQRIPSAFLPPEDQGYLLGAVIMPDAASLDRTGEVGKVASDFFMNDEAVEGVAIVNGYSLLDGQNKNNAGAFFVGFKDFEERYKDSETIKEQSAPAVIQKAARAFSTVQGGIILPVNPPSIPGLGTTGGMEVWVQSKGDATVDQLAEMVGTLVAKAKQRPELGAITSTFNVFSRQLLVDVDREKAETLGVPVEDVYSTMQTMFGSLYVSQFNKFSRLWQVILQAEPSYRLKAEDLQQIYVRSKNLGMVPLKALLTTRYVTGPDLLTRFNNFPAVKLTANAAPGYSSGQALKALEEISAEIMTNDYALALSGEAFEEKKSGGASSQVIIFGLIMVFLILAAQYEKWSLPVGVLLAVPFALFGALLAVLIRGLSNDVYFQIGLTMLVALAAKNAILIFEFAVLNRENGMSAYDAAMTAARERLRPIVMTSLAFILGCVPLAIAVGASENSRHSIGTGVIGGMLAATVIAIFFIPLFYYLVERLTEKKGAVKQTTPPPSLTSPGEIPGGVPLQKHEGD; translated from the coding sequence ATGAGCATTTCGCACTATTGCATTGATCGCCCCATCTTCGCGTCGGTGATCTCGATCATCATCACCTTGGCTGGCGCAGTGGCGATGGCTAAATTGCCGGTCGCCCAGTACCCGGATATCACGCCACCGCAAATTACGGTTTCAGCGACCTACCCGGGTGCCGATGCACAGGTCGTGGCCAATAATGTGGCAGCGCCTATCGAGCAGCAGGTCAATGGCGCCGACAACATGATCTACATGAACTCGTCGAGCTCGGCGACGGGCAACATGACCCTCAACGTCTTCTTCGAAATTGGTACCGACCCTTCGCTTGCCCAAGTGGACGTGCAAAACCGGGTCAATCTGGCCCTGCCGCAATTGCCCTCCGCAGTGCAGAGCCAGGGTATTCAGGTGCAGAAGAAATCCTCGGCGTTCATGATGGTTCTAGCTGTGTACTCTGCTGGCGACCGCTATGACAGCACCTATGTCGCCAATTACGCCAACCTCTACATTCTGGATGCGATCAAGCGTATTCCGGGCGCCAACCAGGCCAGTATTTTTGGTACGCCGGACTACGCCATGCGGATCTGGCTCAAACCCGATCGAATGGCCCAGTTGGGGATTACCGCCGCTGACGTGCAGAAAGCGGTCACCAACCAGAACCAGCAATTCGCCGTAGGCCGTGTGGGTCAATCCCCGACGGGCCAGGCCGTGGAACAGTCTTTTGCCGTGACCACCAAGGGACGCCTGACTGAACCTGCGGAGTTCGAGAACATCATCTTGCGCGCGAGCAATGACGGGGCTGCCATTGTTCGTCTCAAGGACATTGGTCGAGCCGAGCTCGGGCAAAAAGACTACTCCCTGCGCAGCACCTATCAGGGACGCCCCGCCACATTGATCGCGGTGTATCAACAACCGGGTGCTAACGCACTCGACGTCTCGGCAGCCGTGACGTCGACCCTCGCGCAAATGAAGACGACCTTTCCCGAAGGGATCGAATACAAAATCGTGATGGACACCACCGCGTTTACCCGCGCGTCGATTTCCGAGGTGATACACACCTTTTTCGAAGCGTTGGTGTTGGTGGTCGTGGTGGTTTTCATCTTCCTGCAGAGCCTGCGCGCCACGCTGATCCCGGTGCTCGCCGTGCCGGTGTCCATTGTTGGCACCTTTATCGGCATGTCGGCCCTGGGGTTTTCGGTGAACATGCTGACGCTGTTTGGCATGGTGCTGGCCATCGGCATCGTGGTGGACGACGCCATCGTGGTGATTGAAAACGTCGAACGCAATATGCACGTGCACAAGATGAACCCCAAGGAGGCGGCCAAACGCGCCATGGATGAAGTGGCCGGTCCCGTGGTGGCCATCGTGCTGGTGCTGTGCGCGGTGTTCATCCCGGTGGCATTCATGGGGGGAATCACTGGCCAACTCTACAAACAGTTTGCGATTACCATCGCCATCTCCGTGGTGATCTCCGGCCTTGTGGCTTTAACGCTTTCGCCGGCCTTGGCGGCCCTGCTGCTCAAGCCCCAACACGGCGAAAAGAACGCTTTTTTCCGCTGGTTCGAGCGCAGCTTCGAACGCATGACCGAGGGCTACTCGCGCTCGGTGGCGTTTATGATCAAGCGCTTTGTCCTGGCGTTGTTACTCTTTGCCGGCATGATCGTTCTGATTCTGCTGATGGCGCAGCGCATTCCCAGTGCCTTCCTGCCACCGGAAGACCAGGGTTATCTGCTGGGGGCGGTGATCATGCCCGATGCCGCCAGCCTGGATCGCACCGGCGAGGTGGGCAAAGTAGCCAGTGACTTCTTCATGAACGACGAAGCCGTCGAGGGCGTCGCCATCGTTAACGGCTACAGCCTGCTCGACGGCCAGAACAAGAACAATGCCGGCGCCTTCTTCGTCGGGTTCAAGGATTTCGAGGAGCGCTACAAGGACTCGGAAACAATCAAGGAACAAAGTGCCCCTGCGGTCATTCAGAAAGCCGCCCGCGCTTTTTCCACGGTACAGGGCGGGATTATTCTTCCGGTCAATCCGCCGTCCATTCCCGGCCTGGGCACTACAGGCGGCATGGAGGTATGGGTGCAAAGCAAGGGGGACGCCACCGTCGACCAATTGGCTGAGATGGTCGGCACCCTTGTCGCAAAAGCCAAACAGCGCCCGGAACTCGGCGCCATTACCTCCACCTTCAACGTGTTTTCCCGGCAATTGCTGGTCGACGTAGACCGGGAAAAGGCAGAGACGCTGGGGGTGCCGGTGGAAGACGTCTACAGCACCATGCAAACCATGTTTGGCTCTCTCTATGTGTCTCAATTCAATAAATTCAGCCGCCTGTGGCAGGTGATTCTGCAGGCTGAACCGAGCTATCGGCTCAAGGCCGAAGACTTGCAGCAGATTTACGTGCGCAGTAAAAACCTTGGGATGGTGCCGCTCAAAGCCCTGCTGACCACCCGCTACGTCACCGGTCCCGACCTGCTGACCCGCTTCAACAACTTTCCGGCGGTCAAACTCACCGCCAACGCGGCACCCGGCTACAGTTCCGGCCAAGCGCTCAAGGCCCTGGAAGAAATCAGCGCTGAAATCATGACCAACGACTACGCCCTGGCCTTGAGCGGCGAAGCCTTCGAGGAGAAAAAAAGCGGGGGGGCCTCCTCCCAGGTGATCATCTTCGGCCTGATCATGGTGTTTCTGATCCTGGCGGCTCAGTACGAGAAATGGTCCCTGCCCGTCGGCGTATTGCTGGCGGTGCCCTTTGCCTTGTTCGGTGCACTGCTTGCCGTCCTGATCCGGGGGTTAAGCAATGACGTCTACTTCCAGATCGGCTTGACCATGCTGGTGGCCCTGGCCGCCAAGAACGCCATCCTCATTTTCGAGTTTGCGGTACTGAACCGGGAAAACGGCATGTCCGCCTATGATGCTGCAATGACTGCCGCCAGGGAGCGCTTGCGGCCCATCGTGATGACGTCACTGGCGTTCATTTTGGGTTGCGTTCCGCTGGCCATTGCCGTCGGGGCATCGGAAAACAGTCGACACTCCATCGGTACAGGTGTGATCGGCGGGATGCTGGCGGCGACCGTCATCGCCATCTTCTTTATCCCTCTCTTCTACTACCTCGTTGAACGTTTGACTGAGAAAAAAGGCGCGGTCAAACAGACAACCCCGCCGCCTTCATTAACGTCGCCCGGGGAGATTCCCGGCGGCGTCCCTCTACAAAAACATGAGGGGGATTGA
- a CDS encoding efflux RND transporter periplasmic adaptor subunit, producing the protein MTVTARNTPVTFEFVAQTQSSREVEIRARVAGFLEKRLYTEGDLVKSGQTLFQMDRKPFEASLLSAQGQLAQQQARWEVAKATLARVRPLAAQNAVSKMDLDNAVGDERQTRAAVLAAEGTVRTEQLNLSYTTISSPLTGLSSFAKKQEGSYVTPGESGLLTTVSQMDPIYVNFSLSENETLKYRDEIASGHLIFPLRSEFVVEVVLADGSVVPDRGRLNFAAPSYSQDTGTFLVRAVVANPNGQLRPGQFVRARAIGASRPNAIVVPQKAVLEGAKSHFVWVINAEGKPEQRVVEVGDWHGDDWFITQGLQAGERIVVDGAIRVTPGGPLNIISPPPTAQAGETTAKPTAAKSAQDTGRSP; encoded by the coding sequence ATGACGGTCACCGCGCGCAACACTCCGGTGACGTTCGAATTCGTTGCCCAAACACAGAGTTCCCGCGAGGTGGAGATTCGCGCCCGGGTTGCCGGCTTCCTGGAAAAGCGGCTGTACACCGAAGGCGATTTGGTGAAAAGCGGGCAAACGCTGTTCCAAATGGACCGTAAGCCTTTTGAAGCCTCATTGCTGTCGGCGCAGGGCCAATTGGCTCAACAACAGGCACGCTGGGAAGTGGCCAAGGCCACACTGGCCCGTGTCCGTCCCCTGGCGGCGCAGAATGCGGTCAGCAAGATGGATCTGGACAATGCCGTCGGCGATGAGCGTCAGACTCGGGCCGCCGTGCTTGCCGCCGAGGGCACGGTTCGAACCGAGCAGTTGAACCTCAGTTACACCACCATAAGCTCTCCCCTCACCGGCCTTTCAAGCTTTGCCAAAAAGCAGGAAGGCAGTTACGTCACGCCAGGTGAGTCCGGGCTGCTGACCACCGTTTCACAGATGGACCCGATCTACGTCAACTTCAGTCTTTCGGAAAACGAGACGCTCAAGTACCGCGACGAGATTGCCTCCGGGCACCTCATATTCCCTCTGCGCAGTGAGTTTGTCGTAGAAGTGGTGCTGGCCGACGGCTCAGTGGTACCTGACCGTGGTCGTCTGAATTTTGCCGCGCCCTCTTATAGCCAGGACACCGGCACCTTTCTGGTCCGCGCCGTGGTGGCCAACCCGAACGGCCAACTGCGTCCAGGCCAATTCGTGCGGGCGCGGGCAATCGGAGCTTCCAGGCCGAACGCCATTGTGGTGCCGCAGAAGGCAGTACTGGAGGGTGCCAAGAGCCACTTCGTCTGGGTAATAAATGCAGAGGGCAAGCCCGAGCAACGCGTTGTCGAAGTGGGTGACTGGCATGGCGACGACTGGTTCATTACCCAAGGCTTGCAAGCGGGCGAACGCATAGTGGTCGACGGTGCGATCAGAGTGACACCCGGCGGGCCGCTGAATATCATCTCCCCCCCTCCCACCGCGCAGGCAGGCGAGACAACGGCGAAACCGACAGCTGCCAAATCGGCGCAAGACACTGGGCGCAGCCCATGA
- a CDS encoding cation:proton antiporter: MYQNLALLAAFLLTYSIFAGRFESRLLNGPLMFMLAGLILGPAFLGILQLRIDKDGLRILAELTLAIVLFSDAANANLKVLRAHEGLPLRLLMIGLPLTMLSGWLVGIWLFPQVPPLELAILATLLAPTDAALGKAVVSNPKVPASVREGLNVESGLNDGICVPVLLMFLALLVEEQTQSPLSLAVELVIEELGIGAVAGVALTLIAWLLQRYSGKHHWQTPMWSQLTLPGLAILCFATAQALGGSGFIAAFVGGLLASYLFTEQKHHLLKASEEFASLLSVITWVVFGALVIPWAWSSFTWNIWLYAVLSLTVIRILTVLISLAGTGFDFETRLFIGWFGPRGLASIVFAIMILDYPLQASRTLVAVAACTVLLSVLLHGLSANPWVSRLANRDH; encoded by the coding sequence ATGTATCAGAACTTAGCCCTGCTTGCCGCTTTCCTCCTGACCTACAGCATATTTGCGGGGCGTTTCGAGTCACGCCTGCTCAATGGTCCGCTCATGTTCATGCTTGCCGGTCTGATTCTCGGCCCGGCGTTTCTGGGGATTCTCCAACTTCGGATTGACAAGGACGGCCTCAGGATCCTGGCAGAACTGACATTGGCGATTGTTCTCTTCAGCGATGCAGCCAACGCCAACCTCAAAGTCCTAAGAGCGCACGAAGGATTGCCGCTGCGCTTATTGATGATCGGGCTGCCACTGACCATGCTTAGTGGTTGGCTGGTCGGCATCTGGCTGTTCCCACAGGTACCGCCGTTGGAATTGGCAATACTGGCGACTCTTCTGGCTCCCACCGACGCTGCGCTGGGCAAGGCCGTTGTGAGCAATCCCAAGGTACCGGCGTCCGTGCGTGAAGGGTTAAACGTGGAGAGCGGGTTGAATGATGGCATCTGCGTTCCGGTGCTGTTGATGTTCCTGGCACTGCTGGTCGAAGAGCAGACGCAGTCACCCCTCTCGCTGGCAGTGGAGTTGGTTATCGAGGAGCTGGGCATCGGTGCAGTCGCCGGTGTCGCTCTTACGCTTATCGCCTGGCTGTTGCAGCGTTACTCCGGAAAACACCATTGGCAAACACCCATGTGGTCACAACTGACACTGCCCGGGTTAGCCATTCTTTGCTTTGCCACAGCACAAGCATTAGGCGGTAGCGGGTTTATCGCCGCGTTCGTCGGAGGGTTGCTCGCCAGCTATTTGTTTACCGAGCAAAAGCATCACTTGCTCAAGGCCAGCGAAGAGTTCGCCAGTCTGCTGTCAGTCATAACCTGGGTCGTATTCGGCGCACTGGTGATCCCTTGGGCCTGGAGCAGTTTCACCTGGAACATCTGGCTGTATGCAGTGCTCAGTCTGACCGTGATTCGCATACTGACTGTGCTCATCAGCCTGGCAGGCACCGGCTTCGATTTCGAAACCCGCCTGTTCATCGGATGGTTCGGCCCGCGAGGCTTGGCAAGTATCGTCTTCGCCATAATGATCTTGGACTACCCTCTGCAAGCCAGCCGTACCTTGGTGGCCGTTGCGGCCTGTACCGTTTTACTCAGTGTTCTACTACATGGCTTGAGTGCCAATCCATGGGTCTCACGGTTGGCAAATCGCGATCATTGA
- a CDS encoding transposase, which translates to MRQRSSYPKPFNAQVVQECQQPGASISSVAISHGINANVIRKWMPLYREQPATSLPAFVPLKAAPKRPSESLAIVELSVSGQSITVKWPSSDPEGSAQFLRALAQ; encoded by the coding sequence ATGCGCCAACGAAGCTCTTATCCGAAACCGTTCAACGCCCAGGTCGTTCAGGAATGCCAGCAACCTGGCGCGAGCATTTCCAGCGTCGCCATCAGCCACGGTATCAACGCCAACGTCATTCGCAAATGGATGCCGCTTTACCGAGAACAGCCAGCAACCTCGCTGCCAGCATTTGTTCCATTAAAAGCTGCGCCTAAACGGCCATCCGAGTCCTTGGCGATCGTTGAGCTGTCCGTCAGTGGGCAATCGATCACAGTGAAATGGCCAAGCTCAGATCCAGAAGGCAGCGCCCAATTTCTCCGAGCACTTGCCCAGTGA
- the tnpB gene encoding IS66 family insertion sequence element accessory protein TnpB (TnpB, as the term is used for proteins encoded by IS66 family insertion elements, is considered an accessory protein, since TnpC, encoded by a neighboring gene, is a DDE family transposase.): protein MIRIDAIWLATEPMDMRAGTETALARVIAVFGAAKPHCDYLFANRRANRIKVLVHDGVGIWLAARRLNQGKFHWPGIRHGSEVELDNEQLQALVLGAALATSRLGRLNHSALNPCYLANLLVAADRLL, encoded by the coding sequence GTGATCCGCATCGATGCGATCTGGCTGGCCACCGAGCCAATGGACATGCGCGCCGGCACCGAAACGGCGTTAGCCCGGGTGATTGCCGTGTTCGGTGCGGCGAAGCCGCACTGTGATTATCTGTTCGCCAATCGCCGCGCCAACCGAATCAAAGTTCTGGTGCATGACGGCGTCGGCATCTGGCTCGCGGCGCGCCGATTGAATCAAGGCAAATTCCACTGGCCAGGCATTCGCCATGGCTCGGAAGTCGAACTCGACAACGAGCAACTTCAGGCATTGGTGCTGGGGGCTGCCTTGGCAACGAGTCGGCTCGGGCGGCTCAATCACAGTGCTTTAAACCCCTGCTATTTGGCCAATCTGTTGGTCGCCGCAGACCGTCTGCTCTGA
- a CDS encoding ATP-binding protein, with the protein MLKNLTFEGVGPAERLAIDFKSRLNFLTGDNGLGKSFVLDIAWWSLTRTWPRDGIATPRKDASQSSIAYCYEGSTGEFVYKSNFDHESQQWSVKQSRPAIPGVVIYAGVDGSFSVWDPARNYWKGDRGEAAAPNRPRSFDFSPDAVWNGLLSSDGKTQLCNGLISDWVLWQEGSKPAFDDLVKVLDALSPSGVEKMKPGEPMRVGDSVRYIPSLRMPYGQDVPLTQASAGMRRIAALAYLLVWTWREHQLAYERYRVQPAREIIFLIDEIECHLHPQWQRRIVPALLNVMNALTGSREVPVQLLAATHSPLVLASVEPDFDSARDCIWDFDLVGAEVQASLYPYSRKGDVNAWLSSEVFNLKEPSSVVAEEALGRARAFLRQVSLQKAPLTAEQKSTLSDIDSALRGSLSDVDSFWVRWSNFREQRLGNA; encoded by the coding sequence ATGCTTAAAAACCTGACATTTGAAGGTGTTGGTCCTGCAGAGAGGCTCGCCATCGACTTCAAATCGCGTCTGAATTTCCTGACCGGCGACAATGGCTTGGGTAAAAGCTTTGTTTTAGACATCGCCTGGTGGTCACTAACGCGCACTTGGCCCAGAGACGGCATAGCCACTCCGCGTAAGGACGCCAGTCAGTCGAGTATTGCTTACTGCTACGAAGGTAGCACCGGCGAATTTGTCTACAAAAGTAATTTCGACCATGAGTCTCAGCAATGGTCGGTTAAGCAGAGCCGTCCGGCAATTCCAGGGGTAGTGATCTATGCAGGAGTCGACGGCAGCTTTTCTGTCTGGGACCCGGCCCGCAACTACTGGAAGGGGGACAGGGGAGAGGCCGCAGCACCGAACCGTCCACGTAGCTTTGACTTTTCACCTGATGCGGTCTGGAATGGTTTGCTTTCCAGCGACGGCAAAACCCAACTGTGCAACGGGCTGATCAGTGATTGGGTTCTGTGGCAAGAAGGTAGCAAGCCCGCTTTCGATGATCTGGTCAAAGTGCTGGATGCTCTGTCACCTTCTGGTGTAGAAAAAATGAAGCCAGGGGAGCCGATGCGAGTGGGCGATAGTGTCCGATACATTCCCTCGCTACGCATGCCTTACGGACAGGATGTGCCGTTGACCCAGGCTTCGGCAGGAATGCGTCGTATTGCAGCATTGGCCTATCTGCTGGTATGGACTTGGCGAGAGCATCAGTTAGCTTATGAGCGTTACCGGGTCCAACCGGCAAGAGAGATCATCTTTCTAATTGATGAAATCGAGTGCCACCTGCATCCGCAATGGCAGCGCCGTATCGTCCCAGCGTTGCTCAACGTCATGAATGCACTCACTGGTAGTCGTGAGGTACCTGTGCAGCTATTGGCAGCGACTCATTCACCGTTGGTGCTGGCTTCGGTCGAGCCTGATTTTGATAGTGCGCGTGATTGCATCTGGGATTTCGACTTGGTCGGTGCCGAAGTACAGGCATCGCTCTATCCCTATTCGCGTAAAGGGGATGTGAACGCTTGGCTCTCTTCTGAGGTTTTCAATCTGAAGGAGCCCAGCTCCGTGGTTGCCGAAGAAGCGCTGGGCCGTGCCCGAGCATTCTTGCGGCAAGTCAGCCTGCAGAAGGCGCCTTTGACAGCTGAGCAGAAGAGCACACTTAGCGATATTGACTCGGCACTTCGGGGTAGCTTGAGTGATGTCGATTCTTTCTGGGTTCGCTGGAGCAACTTCCGCGAGCAGAGGTTGGGCAACGCATGA
- a CDS encoding LysR family transcriptional regulator, with protein sequence MNRNDLRRVDLNLLIVFETLMHERSVTRAAEKLFLGQPAISAALSRLRGLFDDPLFVRTGRSMEPSARAVEIFALLSPALDSISTAVSRAAEFDPATSTAVFRIGLSDDVEFALLPMLLKRLRAESPGIVLVVRRANYILMPSLLASGEISIGVSYTADLPANAKRKVLRRSMPKLLRADTVPGPLSLDDFCARPHALVSFAGDLSGFIDEELEKLGRKRHVVLAVPQFNGLSTLLSGTDIVATVPDYTAEALTAAGGVRAEDPPLPVRSFELHMAWRGSQDNDPGERWLRSRIQMFFGDPESL encoded by the coding sequence ATGAATCGTAATGACCTGCGTCGTGTCGACCTGAACCTGTTGATCGTATTCGAAACATTGATGCACGAACGCAGTGTGACCCGCGCTGCGGAAAAGCTGTTCCTCGGCCAGCCGGCCATCAGTGCGGCGCTCTCGCGCCTGCGCGGGCTGTTCGACGATCCGTTGTTCGTGCGCACCGGGCGCAGCATGGAGCCGTCCGCGCGGGCGGTGGAGATCTTCGCCCTGCTCTCTCCGGCCCTGGATTCGATCTCCACCGCCGTCAGCCGTGCGGCGGAATTCGACCCGGCGACCAGCACCGCGGTCTTCCGTATCGGCCTGTCGGACGATGTCGAATTCGCCCTGCTGCCGATGCTGCTCAAGCGCCTGCGCGCCGAATCGCCGGGGATTGTGCTGGTGGTGCGGCGGGCCAACTACATCCTGATGCCGAGCCTGCTGGCCTCGGGCGAAATTTCCATCGGCGTCAGCTACACCGCGGACCTGCCGGCCAACGCCAAGCGCAAGGTGCTGCGCCGCAGCATGCCCAAGCTGCTGCGCGCCGACACCGTGCCGGGGCCATTGAGCCTGGATGACTTCTGCGCGCGACCCCACGCGCTGGTGTCGTTCGCCGGGGACTTGAGCGGCTTTATCGACGAAGAACTGGAAAAGCTCGGGCGCAAACGCCACGTGGTGCTCGCGGTCCCGCAGTTCAACGGCCTGAGCACCCTGCTCAGCGGCACCGACATTGTCGCCACCGTGCCGGATTACACGGCTGAAGCGCTGACGGCGGCGGGTGGTGTGCGGGCTGAAGATCCGCCATTGCCGGTGCGCAGTTTTGAGCTGCATATGGCGTGGCGCGGGTCCCAGGACAATGATCCGGGGGAGCGGTGGTTGAGGTCGCGGATTCAGATGTTTTTTGGCGACCCTGAGAGTCTATAG
- a CDS encoding zinc-dependent alcohol dehydrogenase family protein — MSRTIRFHKFGPAEVLKCEEHAAALPAPGEVQVRVEAIGISWYDILWRQNLASSHARLPSGLGHEMAGVVTALGEGVDDLEIGDKVASFPAESPNDYPVYGEQIVLPRSALTRYPDVLSPIEASVHYTPLLIAYFAYTDLARVKPGQFALVTDASHCAGPSFVQLGKAMGVRVIAATKTADEREYLLSLGAEKVIVTEEQDLLMQINKITDNRGVDVVFDGLGGPQMSLLGDVLAPRGSLVLYGLQGGNQTPFPACAAFQKNIQFFVHCIGNFTGKPELGIIQDQVALQRALRDINQLTADRVLLPLKTRVFPFAEFVEAHRYMDECPCRERVALQVEPA; from the coding sequence ATGTCACGCACGATCCGTTTTCACAAGTTTGGTCCGGCCGAGGTGCTCAAATGCGAAGAGCATGCGGCCGCTCTGCCTGCGCCGGGCGAAGTGCAGGTGCGCGTCGAAGCAATTGGCATCAGCTGGTACGACATCCTCTGGCGCCAGAACCTGGCGTCGTCCCATGCTCGCCTGCCTTCAGGGCTTGGCCATGAAATGGCCGGCGTGGTCACGGCGCTCGGCGAGGGTGTCGATGACCTGGAAATCGGTGACAAGGTCGCCAGCTTCCCGGCCGAAAGCCCCAACGACTATCCGGTCTACGGCGAACAGATCGTGCTGCCGCGCTCGGCGCTGACCCGTTACCCGGATGTCCTCAGTCCGATCGAAGCCAGTGTGCATTACACGCCCCTGTTGATCGCCTATTTCGCCTACACCGATCTGGCACGGGTCAAGCCCGGGCAATTTGCCCTGGTCACCGACGCCAGTCACTGTGCCGGACCTTCGTTCGTCCAGTTGGGCAAAGCCATGGGTGTGCGGGTGATTGCCGCGACCAAGACGGCGGATGAACGGGAATACCTGCTGTCCCTCGGTGCCGAGAAAGTCATCGTCACCGAAGAACAGGATCTGCTGATGCAAATCAACAAGATCACCGATAACCGTGGCGTGGACGTGGTATTCGACGGACTCGGCGGCCCACAGATGTCCTTGCTTGGCGATGTGCTTGCACCTCGCGGCAGCCTGGTGCTCTACGGCCTGCAAGGGGGTAACCAGACACCATTCCCGGCCTGTGCAGCGTTCCAGAAGAACATTCAATTCTTCGTGCACTGTATCGGCAATTTCACCGGCAAGCCGGAGCTGGGCATCATTCAGGACCAGGTTGCGCTGCAACGGGCCTTGCGCGATATCAACCAGTTGACCGCAGACCGTGTGCTGCTGCCGCTCAAGACCCGGGTGTTCCCGTTTGCCGAGTTTGTCGAAGCACATCGCTACATGGACGAATGTCCTTGTCGCGAACGGGTCGCCCTCCAGGTCGAGCCTGCGTAA